gttctttgcttatttgagctgttcttggtcttttaccaaatagggctatcttctgtataccccccacacacaccttgtcacaacacaactgattggctcaaacgcattaagaaggaaagaaattccacaaattaactttttaagaaggcacaactgttaattgaaatgcattcgaggtgactacctcatgaagctggttgagagaatgccaagagtgtgcaaagctgtcatcaaggcaaagaatgggtggctatttgaagaatctcaaatataaaatatattttgatttgtttaacacttttctggttactacatgattccatatgttatttcatagttttgatttcttcactactTTTCTACaatttgaatgagtagttgtgtccaaacttttgactggtagtgtatgtaagaAGGAAAAGGTAAACAAACATTTAATCCCTATTCTGAGAGGTTCCCCTTCTACCCTGAAAGTTGAATGTGATTCATAGAAGAGGAACAACACAGCCATTGTTAAATGGACAGAATGTTTTCCAGCCAGCTGATCTGATGCTTATCTTTCTTCCTGTGTCCCAGGAACCCTGAAACAGGGAGATCACAGTTTTCCATTCAAGTTTCTCATTCCAGGTAAGGCCGCTGAGTGATGGAGCTTTGCACACTTGTTGCACCACATAAAATCGGTAATGCCCTGGCATGTGAATAGTTACTTTAGTTTTGACATGGCACGTTCATTATAAGCTGAAGTAATGTGAGAAATGTAGTACAATGCCATTTCCTGAGTCTCTACATGAATGATTATGAGGATGAGGATTACCATGGGGACCGTTGCCATGTGTCTAGAATGGAAATTGAGCTACAAATGACTGCACATTGGCAGAGTAATTGATGTGAGCCTCTAAAATAACTTACTCGTGCCAATGAGTTTATAAGAGGTTGAGGTAACACTGTACATAAAGGTATAGAAGGGTTATAAGTAGTTTATAAATGTTTCGTTATTAGCTTATATATATTAGTTAATCTGTAATAAACCATTTTAATGCATTAGTTGAGATTGTGCCCTTGTCATTAGCCTCCTTTTCCCTTGTTGACTAGTATGGTAGGGACTGAGAGAGAGCATTGATGCCCCGAGGTGTGTAAGCTGAACTGCTTAGTTCCCAATTCCACCTGTTATCATTGTTATGCTATCCCCTGTACTGGTATGGCAGTGGCTTCCTCCCTTATGTTATGTTTTGTCTCATGGTCATTTATGCTAACAATCTGTCATGGCCTACTTCTCTTTTTGTTTCAAAGTATGACTCCTGATTATTGAACCGTTACACTTTGCATGCTAAGGAAATTAGTCCGATAGATCATTATATAAACTATATCACGTATTCTGCCTTATCTATGCAATAGCTCACAGGGAGGGGAGCCCCATGATAACATcataaaccctccactcattacttaTCGTTAAGATCTGACAGACTGCCTTTCCAGTTGAGAAGGGATTCCCTTTCACTCTGACAAAGCTGTCTTTCATAACAACGTATGTGAAACATACCACAGAAACACAAACCAACCTGACCAGAACTGTTCATTCTGATTTAAAATCTGTCATTTGAAACTTGCATCTGCTGTTCAATTTACACCGTCAAGACTTTCAATTGTAAAACAATTAGATACAGGCCATTTGTGTTGCCACTGTTTTTGCCAATATTCTTGCCACCGTGAAAAGACATCCTGTGCTAAATAACTTTACTCCTTCCACCCCCATATAGCCTCTGTTCCCACATCCTTTGAAGGAAACTATGGAAAGGTTATGTACAGAGTGAGGGCTTTCATTGACACTCCTCGCTTCTCTAAGGACTATAAGACTGAGAAGCCTTTCTACCTGCTGAGTCTCCTCAACCTCAATGATGTACCTGACATCAATGTGAGAGCTTCCCTGGCAGATTTGATACCTTTTCACTTTATCAGAGATATCCAAACCTCAGACACTGGACATTGGTGAATCTGGTCTTAACCTTATCTTTCCCATCTGTTTCCAGGGACCTAGTTCATCTTCCGTTACTAAGAAGTTCACCTACCTGCTGGGGGTAAAGACAGGAACTGTGGTGCTGAAGGCCCATAGTGACATGAAGGGCTACACACCTGGTCAGGTCATCCAACTGACCACAGAGATCCACAACCAGTCTGGGAAAACCACAGGGACTGTGATAGCCTGTCTAATGCAGGTATAGAGTACTGACCTAGAGTCTACAGTGCTTGAAATAAAGCAAGGCTAAGGATGTACAAGAGAAGAGCGTTTCAACAAAGTATGTTTGTGTCAATGGTGTTATATAGCTGCAATGTGGTAATTCTTGCCTCAATGTGTAGGTGAGATATAAAGGGATTGCTTTATTTTAGTCACTCAATCATTATCTACCATATTTCTGTGTGCTCATCTCCAACAGAAAGTGACTTACCAGACAaagaagcctaccattgacttgAGGACTTTAGTGCAGGTGGAGGGTTCTGGGGTGAAGGCTGGCAAACAGGTTGAGTGGAAGGAGCAGATTATCGTACCTCCTCTGCCCCAGTCATCtctggctggctgtggtctaaTAAACATGGAATACTTTATTCAAGTAAGTAACTTTTCTCTTCATGATAACATTCCTCTACTGTTTCCTCTACAGCGAAAACCTTTGGTCCACAGTTTAGTGCCCATGTTTTGATAAAACCTTCTATCCCTGGTACTTTAGATCTCTCTGAAATCTCCTGAGGCTTCGTTTTTGTTGCCCATCCACATTGGAAACATCTCAGTGGATACCACGTCAGCACAACCCTCCAGACCCCCTCCGACCACCGATCCTGCTCGCTCCTCCGCAAAGCCTACCAAGCTAGAAAACAGCAGACGCTCTGAGCCATCCTCCCAATACCAAGGAACTCCTACTACTACCCCTGCCCCCCGCCCAGCCCCAAAACCTGTTCCCAGGATCAGAGTCTCCACTTCCGCCCCTGCCTCCCCCAGCGCCCCTCCAGCTGAGATGGACTATCTGGCCATGGGGGCCAGGGGGCAGGCGACCGAGGCCCTCCCTACCGAGAGCCACTCCCAGCTAGCTGCCTTGAGCCCTCAGGCCACTGTCTCCCCCAGTGCCTTCAGCTATGCCCCAGGCCTCACCTTCTCCCAGAACCAGTCCCGGAGTGACGCCTCAAACACATCGGGACCTTTGTTCTGTGTGTCCACAGGGGCCAccatcccattcttctctgaggGCAGTGCCAACCCCATGCCTACCCTCTACCCACTCCTGCCTCCAGAGTACAGCCCCTCAACACTCCCACATGGTCAGTCTCACACGCTGTTAAATAACCTGTAGTGACTGGCGGTGCTAATGCTATTTACTTTTTATCTTATTGCAGTTTGATATTAGTATTTGGGTAAGGTGTTTCTAGTATTGTATTGTCATCTCAATGTATCAGTTGTGGCTGGTTTGAGAATATTGGCTAATATCCAATATGAATGAAAGTCTAATTGCCACACCTTAGACAGTTATGCCTTTGCTTTGTAAGTTTTGCCGTGACCTCATGTCCTTTCTGATGGAAAGTATGTAGTTAGGTGGGTCTTGTGTAATAATGTCTCTGTCTGATAACTAAtatcctctgtcctctctgttaCAGAGGCTCTTCCCAGCTATGTGGAGAGCTGTAGCAGCAACACATAAACAATGTCATGACACGGTACACTGAACATGACAACCAACCTCTCTACTACTGGATCATGCTGCCAGATAGCCCTCTTAAGTACATCAGCCCAGGTTAATCAACACCTTTTTATGACTACTGATTGCTTTCACACAATTTTTGCACTTTCAGGACAGTAATGTGTTTTTACGTAAACAGTTTTTATAGCTGGAGACAAGTTTTAAAAGTTAAGTCAGGGTAATTTAGAATTAGTTTAGAATATGTTGAAATGGCATCTGTGATGTTTGAAACCAAGTGAAGATCCATAAAGTCCACTAGCAACTACCCAGGCTATGTTTTATGTAACCTGTATGTTTATTTGTTTTCACTTAACTGTCTATTCATAGTGAATTGTCTATGTTCTATATCAAATAATGTTGTATGCATAGGAAATACAGTACCTTGATAATCTACAATGCACAACCTAATAAAATTGTGTTGTATGTTTCACCATTTTTGTTTTGCTTTGTTTTATTATGCCAGGGTAATTGTACATCTCTAGTTTTAGGCCCATTTGTCAGTTGTAAACATGAAGGTTCTTGCAGTCCAACATAGAAGAAGATGTCTGCTCGACAGGGATTCTTGAAAGTCGGGACAATTATTGTCCGGCAGGGAAACTTTATTTTTATAGTTTAATTTTTTTAAGCTTGTCTGGAGCAGAGCATCCCAATTTCAAACTGTCCCAAAAAGTGTATAAAATTCTAAAAACGTGCTATTATGTATACTAACTGAAAAGGGATCTTATGTAGTTTCTTGAAATGGCCCTCTATGACTAAAGAATatatttatttaaacagtgattttttttttttttatggagaTTTGGTCAACACCGTCAGATTTGTCTAAAATCCTAAATGAATCAGGAATGAGCAGGGTCAGCTATGCAATAAGGACCCCTTAatgtcc
The sequence above is a segment of the Coregonus clupeaformis isolate EN_2021a chromosome 16, ASM2061545v1, whole genome shotgun sequence genome. Coding sequences within it:
- the LOC121584115 gene encoding arrestin domain-containing protein 1, whose translation is MGKLQEFDITLKDNKVVYSPGESISGTLKITTTEALLCKDIKVNCQGFCGVTSKSNDTAWTDEEQYFSSTLSVADKGTLKQGDHSFPFKFLIPASVPTSFEGNYGKVMYRVRAFIDTPRFSKDYKTEKPFYLLSLLNLNDVPDINGPSSSSVTKKFTYLLGVKTGTVVLKAHSDMKGYTPGQVIQLTTEIHNQSGKTTGTVIACLMQKVTYQTKKPTIDLRTLVQVEGSGVKAGKQVEWKEQIIVPPLPQSSLAGCGLINMEYFIQISLKSPEASFLLPIHIGNISVDTTSAQPSRPPPTTDPARSSAKPTKLENSRRSEPSSQYQGTPTTTPAPRPAPKPVPRIRVSTSAPASPSAPPAEMDYLAMGARGQATEALPTESHSQLAALSPQATVSPSAFSYAPGLTFSQNQSRSDASNTSGPLFCVSTGATIPFFSEGSANPMPTLYPLLPPEYSPSTLPHEALPSYVESCSSNT